GTTGATTTCAACTTTTTTCTTTTATTACTAGATAATTTTGACAAAATATATTAAAATGAGAAATAAATATTTAGTTTGGGGCTATAATGAAAATTAGGACATCGGTAAATTTATTTTTGGCGCTTACTTTGATTATTGTTGTATTTGGAGCTTTAACTTCAACCATTTATTATACAAGATCATTTATAGAGGATGTTTTTTATAAAAATATTCATTATATTTTGGACTCTTCTTTTTCGGAGCTGCAAAGAGATCTTGAAAGCGGTTTACTTCTTTCACAAAATTTTGCAAGGCAGGACAATTTGATAAGATGGTTTGGATCTTATGAAGAGGAAGGAAAAGACGAGGAAGATATAAAAGCCATGATGTTAAGGTTGGCAAGCGATGAGAAGTTCACTACCTGTTTTGCCGCATCCGGATTGACAGGTTCTTATTATGTAGTTAAAGATAAAAAGGTTGTACGGGATAAATTATCTGAAGATAATTCGGCCGATTCATGGTTTTATACCCTTTTAAAAGAAAAAGAAAATATATTTTATAATATTGATTATAATAAGACCTTAGCAGCTGTAAATTTTTGGTTTGATTATAAAGTTGTTAATAATAGAGGTGAAACCTTAGGACTTGCAGGTGTGGCCGTTAATTTGGATAAGGCTGTAGAAAAAATGAAAAAATCCATACCCAGTGATAATTCGTGGCTGGCTTTTATTGGAAAGGATGATGAGGTTATAATATCCTCTAACTCCGAGGTAATAGGAAAAAAATTAGAACTTATTACCGGCAGCCTGATTCCGGTTAAAGGTATTTCAGAGCTTTATTATTACACGGATAAAGATTTAGGTAAGGTCATTATTGCAAAAAAACAATTAAAAAATTTCCCCTATTCAATTATGTTTTTTGCTCCTATGGGTGATTTTGTGCCATCCATACTTTTAATTTTACGCCTACCTATTATTTGGTCATTTGGTATTTTGCTTATTGTGTTATTGCTTAGCTCCTTTTTATTAAGACTCTCTTTTGCCCGTTTTGCTAAAATGAATAAGGTATTTAATAAAATAGCCGAAGGAGATTTTAGCATAAGGGCTGATGTTTCAAATGATGAAGTTGGAAGTATAACCTCGGTTTTAAATAACGCAATAGAGAAAGTCAGTGCTTCCTTGGCAAGTATTGGGAAGCATGCGGATAAGATGCAGGGGATATGTGAAAATTTATCTGCCAATATGGTAGAATCCGCTGCCGCCTTAAATGAGATTACGGCAAATATTGATGGAGTTAGAGGACAGGTTCTCACTCAAAATTCCAGTGTAGAAAGTACGGTCAGCAAAGTGGATGAAATATCCAGAGGTATTTCAGAGCTTGATGTTCATATCGATAATCAAACTGAAAGTTTTATGTCTTCTACAAAGGCTGTAGGAGAAATAGTTTCAAATATTGAGGGTGTAAGAGGAAAGGCACAAGATAATTTAAAAGCCATTAAAGAACTTGAACAGACAACCCACCAAGGAAAAGAAACGGTAAAGTTAGTCGTAGATATTACCGGAATCGTAACCGAGCAATCTGATGGACTTTTAGATGCAATTTCCGTTATCCAAAATACGGCAAGTCAGACAAACCTTCTTGCAATGAATGCTGCGATTGAAGCTGCTCATGCCGGAGAAGCCGGAAAGGGTTTTGCCGTTGTTGCCGATGAGATTAGAAAACTTGCCGAAGAATCCGGAGAGCAGGGTAAAAATATTACAAAGGTTTTGGAAGAATTAAAAAGCAAGATCGAAAATCTAAACGGTGTCGGTCCCCGTGTTTCCGAGCAGTTTGAAAAGATAAGCTCTATGATGGATTTTATTTACCGCCATGAAGACGGAATGATAAGAACTATGAATGAGCAGCTTAAAGATGCAGAGGCGGTCTTACACGAAATACACGGAATGGAAGAGGTAAGCCAAGCTGTTAAAAAAGGTTCCGATGAAATGCTTTTAAAAATAGAAAAAATTTCACAGGAGCTTAAAACTCTTTCTTCTCTTTCAGAAAATATAACTCAAAGTATGACCGAGATGTCGATTGGTGTAGGGCAGGTGAACAAAACCGTTCAAGATGTAGCCGATATTGCAAGAGTGAATAAAGAAACGGCTTCCGGGGTTGCTTCGGAAATTTCAAAGTTTAAGGTGTGAGTTTAGAGGCTGCCTTAAGGAGATTATAAATGGAAATAGATTATAACAAGATTTGGCAAGAGTCCCATTGTTTTGCCCTTTCTGCACAAGATAAGGAAAAAACAAAGAATATGAGTAAAAAGGAGGCTGCATCTTATGCAGCTTCTGCTCATATTTGGGAAGACGGAAAACGGAGATCTCAGGGAATAAAAATTACGCCTGATGAGACCGTTCTGGAAATTGGTTCAGGCCCCGGCATTCTTAGCTTTGGCCTTGCGGCAAGAGCAAAACATTTAACTGCGATAGAACCGGCTTTGGGAATGATCGAACTATTTAAAGACGAAGCCAAAAAGCGGAATATTAAAAATGTGGATATAGTTCAAAGTTTTTGGGAAGATTATAAGATCGAAAAAAAATATGATGTTGTTGTCTCTTCTCTTTCTCTCATAACCGATGATATAGTTTTGTTTTTAAAAAAGATGAAGAAGACTGCCAAAAAAAGAGTGTACATTCATTGGTTTGCAGGTGAAAGTACTTGGGAAAAACAGGGAAAAGTTGTTTCAAAAATTACAGGAGTACCTAACTCTGCCCGCCTGCCTAAAATAGATATTGTATTTAATATACTATACAGTATGAATATTATTCCGGAAATTAGAATTCTTAGAAATTCTTCGTTTGATCGGATATATAATT
The DNA window shown above is from Treponema denticola and carries:
- a CDS encoding methyl-accepting chemotaxis protein; the protein is MKIRTSVNLFLALTLIIVVFGALTSTIYYTRSFIEDVFYKNIHYILDSSFSELQRDLESGLLLSQNFARQDNLIRWFGSYEEEGKDEEDIKAMMLRLASDEKFTTCFAASGLTGSYYVVKDKKVVRDKLSEDNSADSWFYTLLKEKENIFYNIDYNKTLAAVNFWFDYKVVNNRGETLGLAGVAVNLDKAVEKMKKSIPSDNSWLAFIGKDDEVIISSNSEVIGKKLELITGSLIPVKGISELYYYTDKDLGKVIIAKKQLKNFPYSIMFFAPMGDFVPSILLILRLPIIWSFGILLIVLLLSSFLLRLSFARFAKMNKVFNKIAEGDFSIRADVSNDEVGSITSVLNNAIEKVSASLASIGKHADKMQGICENLSANMVESAAALNEITANIDGVRGQVLTQNSSVESTVSKVDEISRGISELDVHIDNQTESFMSSTKAVGEIVSNIEGVRGKAQDNLKAIKELEQTTHQGKETVKLVVDITGIVTEQSDGLLDAISVIQNTASQTNLLAMNAAIEAAHAGEAGKGFAVVADEIRKLAEESGEQGKNITKVLEELKSKIENLNGVGPRVSEQFEKISSMMDFIYRHEDGMIRTMNEQLKDAEAVLHEIHGMEEVSQAVKKGSDEMLLKIEKISQELKTLSSLSENITQSMTEMSIGVGQVNKTVQDVADIARVNKETASGVASEISKFKV
- a CDS encoding class I SAM-dependent methyltransferase, which encodes MEIDYNKIWQESHCFALSAQDKEKTKNMSKKEAASYAASAHIWEDGKRRSQGIKITPDETVLEIGSGPGILSFGLAARAKHLTAIEPALGMIELFKDEAKKRNIKNVDIVQSFWEDYKIEKKYDVVVSSLSLITDDIVLFLKKMKKTAKKRVYIHWFAGESTWEKQGKVVSKITGVPNSARLPKIDIVFNILYSMNIIPEIRILRNSSFDRIYNSKDEALKALKKIYSVDTDKYDKELLDYIEKNYEYKDLKYIYYDKTKFAELMWEK